A stretch of Malus sylvestris chromosome 11, drMalSylv7.2, whole genome shotgun sequence DNA encodes these proteins:
- the LOC126588315 gene encoding ATP synthase gamma chain, chloroplastic-like has translation MAISNSIMWVSAKPLFSNTFLQNPKPLLPQISPQPLCSRSSATRCGLRKLRVRIDSIKNTQKITEAMKLVAAARVRRGQEAVINGRPFAETLVEVLYDINERLQCEDIDVPLTNIRPVRKVAIVVITADRGLCGGFNNSVVKKTEARITELKKLGLDFTLISVGKKGNSYFMRRPEICVDRFIEGGLFATTKEAQVIADDVFSLFVSEEVDKVELVYTKFVSLVKSEPVIHTLLPLLPRGEVVDVNGNSVDATEDEFFRLTTKKGKLSMERGSVKIKREGLSPVMEFEQDPVQILDAMMPLYLNSQILKALQESTASELAARMNAMSNATDNAVDLTKSLSNVYNRQRQGKITGEILEIVAGAEALKEFE, from the coding sequence ATGGCGATATCCAATTCAATCATGTGGGTATCTGCAAAACCCCTATTTTCCAACACatttctccaaaaccctaaacccctttTGCCCCAAATCTCACCCCAACCTCTCTGTTCTCGATCTTCAGCAACCCGCTGCGGTCTGCGTAAGCTCCGAGTGCGAATCGATTCCATAAAAAATACCCAGAAAATCACCGAAGCCATGAAGCTCGTGGCGGCTGCCAGGGTTCGAAGGGGCCAGGAAGCAGTCATCAATGGCCGACCCTTTGCTGAGACGCTTGTGGAGGTCCTGTACGACATCAATGAGCGGCTTCAGTGTGAAGACATTGACGTCCCTCTCACAAATATTAGACCCGTCAGGAAAGTTGCCATTGTCGTTATCACAGCCGACCGAGGCCTCTGCGGCGGCTTCAACAACTCCGTGGTCAAAAAGACCGAGGCCCGAATCACGGAATTGAAGAAACTTGGGTTGGATTTCACTTTGATCAGTGTTGGCAAAAAGGGTAACTCGTATTTCATGCGTAGGCCTGAGATTTGTGTTGATAGGTTTATTGAAGGTGGGTTGTTTGCAACAACAAAAGAGGCTCAGGTCATTGCTGATGACGTTTTTTCGCTGTTTGTTAGCGAAGAGGTTGATAAAGTTGAGCTTGTGTACACTAAATTTGTGTCGTTGGTGAAATCTGAACCGGTTATTCATACATTGCTTCCATTGTTGCCAAGGGGAGAGGTTGTTGATGTGAATGGGAATAGTGTCGATGCAACGGAGGATGAGTTCTTTAGGTTGACAACTAAAAAAGGCAAACTGAGTATGGAGAGGGGGAGTGTGAAGATAAAGAGGGAAGGGCTTTCGCCGGTTATGGAATTCGAACAGGACCCTGTTCAGATTCTTGATGCCATGATGCCTCTCTACTTGAACAGCCAGATTCTGAAGGCACTACAGGAATCAACAGCAAGTGAGCTCGCAGCAAGAATGAATGCTATGAGTAATGCCACTGACAATGCAGTTGACTTGACGAAGTCTCTTTCAAATGTTTACAACCGGCAACGACAGGGAAAGATTACAGGGGAGATATTGGAGATTGTTGCTGGAGCCGAGGCACTAAAGGAGTTTGAGTAG